The DNA segment GCTGCGGTTCCCGCCGCCGCAATCCAATCGGCACTGCTTACGGTTTCAGGATCTCCCAAACCAACAACCATGATGCTGCCAGCTTCCAAAGTTTCGAGTGAATAATTTTGCCCACGCTTACCCGTGAAGTCGCGCTTCTTTAGAATAGCTGTGAATGACTTACCCAGCTCTTTGGCTCGCGTATCGTAAGCATCGTTGCCAGTCTTTCGACCTTCATAAACACCATAAACAACCAAATCGGCTTTAACTTCTGTCGGTTCACCGGAAAACATCGAAATTTGCATAGCAGACACTCCCAAAACGTAGATTCAACGCCGCCGATATACCGTAATCGCGCCATGGAAGCCATAGTCAGCAACCTAAGTTCATCTGTTTTAAAACTAAGAACATCATCGCGGTCATGGAACGGCTGGCTTAAAACCTCGAGAATAGAAGAAGCGGCGATGAGCCGTAGGGGATCAAAGCGGCTTTCTTGGCATCAAGACTTAGGTTTTCACCCGAAATCTTTGGATAACCTCCAAACCCACATGTAAGACAAAGTAGGCATAACCCTTACAAATCGTTCGGCTGAAAGGGTTATCCACCGCTGATTCGTCGGCTAGAGGCCGATCTAAAGTTTGAATAATCAACATTCAAAGAGTCGATAATGTGTTTGACAGGCCTGAAAATAGGCCGATATGCTCCTACTCGGGCGGTTAATATATGTTGTTTAACCACCCCAACATACATCTTAAACAATCTTTCTACACGGCCCATGTGTCAGGAGAAACCAAGACAAGATGCCCTTAAAAAATATTATTTCACTAAGCCTCACATTGCTGTTCATCACTTTCATCACTGCTTGCGGCGCCCGTAATATGAATACCGGTTGCCCCTCAGGTGATTGCAGCGAACCCACCGAAACACCCGCTTCAGGCTATTGCATCATGGATGCAGACTGCGAACTCGGCGAAATTTGCAATGCCGGTATTTGCCAAGAAGACACTTCCTCCTCGAATCAACCTGGCCCAGAAAGCTGCAGCAGCAATAACGACTGCTCTATCGGGCTCTTTTGCGACCTCTCAAGCGGCACCTGCGTGGATTGCCTCGTCGATGAACACTGCGACGTAGGGCTTGAATGCATGGCTGATAATACGTGCGGCGACGGTTCACTTTGCACCGGCGATGCTGATTGTGATGGCGACCTCGTTTGCGAACTAAGCTCTGGCGCCTGTGTGGAATGCACGGTCGATAGCCACTGCCCGAGCGGTAGCACTTGCCAACTCAACAGCTGCGTCGAAAGCGGCAACTCCGGCGCACCGGCATGTACCACTCAAGCAGATTGTGATCCGATCGGTTACATCTGCGACTTGGGCGCGGGCGAATGCGTTCCATGCTCGGCCGATGCTCAATGCGGCGACGGACGGGTTTGCAATGCTGGCGTTTGCGTCAACGACAATACTGGAAGCGGCGGCTGCCAATTTACTTCCGAATGCAATGGGCTGGCCTGTATCAGCGGCAGTTGCTCAAACTGCGCCTACGACTTTGAGTGCTGGGACAGCGTGACCACCGATATGATCTGCGAAGCAGGAAGCTGCCTTGCATCTGAATGTACGACTGCTGACCAATGCCCAGCCGGACTTGGCTGCTGGTCGGGGCGCTGCAGCGCTTGTATGTACGATTCAGAGTGCCGTACCGGAGAAATCTGCAACAGCGGCGTATGCGAAACGCCTACCACGCCTGAGTGCACGGCCAACATCGACTGCTCGCCAGGTCAGGTTTGCTTAGCCGGAAGCTGCGGCGCCTGCACCGACAGCAGCCAATGCGAAGGCCTCGTCTGCAACGACGGGGTATGTGAGTCTTCATCGACTCCAGGCAACGGCCCACTTGGCGCAAGCTGCGTGAGTGAGAATGATTGTCAGACAGGACTTTCCTGCTTGGGCATCAACAACGAAAACTTCTGCACACGAAGCTGCATTGGTTCTGGCAAAGGCGGAACGGCCGATTGCCCAGCCAACTTTGCTTGCTACAACTTTGACCAAGGCGGACTCGACGGCGTGTCGATCTGCATTCCTTCTGCCGTGATGCCAGCCACTCTTGAAGACGGTTCAGTCTTTCCAGGACAGCCCTTCGACCTACAACCCGGTGATAGCTGCTCAGCTGCCAACTCGGGCTGCCAGACGCTTTACTGTATGAGTGAAACCGAATGTATGCGCTCCTGCCGCGCGGGCCGAGACTGTAACAGCGGCGAAACCTGCTACGGAGCTTGGGTACCCACTACGGCCGATACGTCTGTCTACGAGATGTTAGATGTTCACTACTGCATCGGCAGTGATACCGTGACCTATGCTGGTGCTGGCGAAAGCTGCACCGCCGGTTATGAATGCGATACTGGCCTTTGCGGCGGTACCTGTAGCAATGACAGCACCAAGATGTGCAACAGCGCCACAGACTGCGGTACCGGCAACACGTGCAACGGCACATGCCTCAACCACTGCCGCTCCAACGCGGATTGCTCTGCCGGAAAAGTATGCGACGGCTGGCCAACCAATGCCACAGCTCAAACAGGCTGGGTTCCAGTATGCCAGCCTAAGCTTGGTGCGGGCATGCTTGCCGATGGTGTGAGCTGCAGCGCCAACAGTGACTGCAACAGCGACTGGTGCGTAAACAGCACCTGCACCACGATGTGTGCGCTGGATACAGACTGTATCGGCGGACTCACTGGCAAATCTTGCCAGATGATGCAGCTCACGGATTCTGCCGGTACTGGGGTTTATACGGCTCAGTTCTGTGTGGATTGATAAAACGTTAGAACTAAGAGGGGCTGAGGTGAATCGATCACCTGGAGTTCCTCTTTTTTTCTAACCTCCTGCTTCTATTCCCAACTGTGGCAAGCGACTAGCGCATACAGTTGCTCTGTTTCACCTAGTAAGATAGTTCGTTTAGCTCCAACCAAGGAAGTGTAGATGGATTGCGTTCTAAAAACTGAGCAATGCGCGGTATACGACAATGTCTTGGAGCCTGCTGAACTCCAAGAACTTTGGAAGTATATGCAAATGGCAGAATACCAATCCGTTCACAATCAAGGCTGGCAGAAAGTCTGGCGACTTCATGATGGTGAAGTGATGAAGGGCCCCTTAATAAGCTGTTCAGTGGTCGAAGATCCTGAATATTCTGAACCGGTAGACAAATTAGAAGCACTCCACTACCCCACTCAAACCATCATCGATAAGCTACTCGAAAAAACAATTGAAGGAGCTGATGCTCATCCCGAACTTATTGGTACAAAAGGTACTGACTGGACCCGAATGATAGCTTCACCACACCTTTATCCGATTGGCTCGGGGCTCTCGTGGCATATTGATACAGGCCTCTACTGCGGTGCATTTAGCTTCTATTGCAACCCAGAATGGAACGCAGTTAATGGTGGTGAACTTCTTATCTCAAATGCGGACACGTCGGCTTTGGTTGAACAGTTACCCAGTGTTGTCGTTTTTGAAGTCGAAGATAACGAAATTAAATCTTTAGAAAGAAAAACAATAGAGCCATACCTAGATAATCGATTTGAAAACCCTATACTGATGGATTCGGGCCTGGGCCTTTATATTGCAACCAAACCAAATCGGTTGGTATTCATTAAAGAAGGCGCCTACCACCGAGTCAATCCTGTCTCCAATGCTGCCGGTAGCATCCCACGCGCCTCCGTGTCTGGATTTTTTCTCAAAAATCGACAAAACACAGAACCCGAATAAAGACATGGCAAAATAGAATTTAAGAGTTATCACGGCATCATCGCTGACTTAAAATGAAGGCTTCTCCCGTTGCGTTTAGAATATCTTTCAATCGGCTTCAGGCTTTTACTCGGTTTTTTCTGGCTGATCGCTGCTGCATCCAAGGCATCCGATTTCGGAGGATTCGTCGAGCTGCTCGGAGAGCAATACCAACTTCCGCGACTCTTTGCTTATGCTGCGTTTCTCCTACCATCCATCGAGACCCTCCTTGGCTTAACGCTTCTCCTCGGATTCAGGGTTCGCGAAGCACTTTGGGCGAGCATCGTTATGTTAGCCGGCTTTTGTTTGTTAATCGGCTATGGCTTACTCGGCGGGAACCTTGAGTCATGTGGCTGCTTGGGAAGTTTTTCCGATCTCTCACCGCCCTTAGCAATATTCAGAAATATTGGATGCATGCTCGCTGCGTATTGCGCTCTGCGGTTTGAGCCATTCCAACCTCAATTCAACCCTTGGAAAGGCTGGCTCATCGGCTCAGCTTGTGTCCTCGTGGCACTCGCTACCGGAACAAGCAGGGAGAAACCGCACTTTCAAACGCCTACACTCATCTATGGCCAACCCCTGCCGCAATTAGGGGTAGATATACCTGAGCTTTCTCAAGGCTCGGTTGCTCTTATTGTATTTCACGCGGGCTGCTCTAAATGCTGGGATGCAATGCCTCAAATCCAAACCTTCCAAAACGAGCCCAGACTCAAATTGGTCGGTTTAACGCCAAGCTCCGGCGATGAACTCAAAATCTTTCAAGACACGCTGCAGCCTCCCTTTCCAATCTATTCCATCTCACAAGAAACCTATGAAGCCTTAGACCAAAAAATCCCAGCGATTTTGCTAGTTCATAATGGTATCCTCCGTGCACACCTAGAAGGTCGAATGCCCACCCTGGCCTCCATCCAGCATTTTAGTAAAGACTGGTTCGATAAGTTTCTTAATGGTCAAGCGCTGCCATAAGACTACACAACCACTGGAGCTTGTGATTTCATTCAAGCATAGCTATGGCGCTGCCAAGGAGATTAATCATCATGACAGGTTTTCGTTCAAGCAGACTCGGCTCTTTGGGCATCTCGGATATCCGAACCATGACGAAGGAATGTGTAAGAGTCGGCGGTATTAATATGGGTCAGGGAGTCTGCGACATGCCAACTCCGAATCCAGTCAAAGAGGCCGCGATAGCTGCCATCAACAACCGCGAAAGCCGTTACTCCTATGCGGAGGGTACGGTAGCACTTCGAGAAAAAATTGCCGAAAAACTGGCGCGAGACAACGACATCATCGCCGATCCAAACTCCGAAGTGGTTGTCACAGTGGGTTCCACTGGCGCATTTTGCTCGACCATGCTTGGACTTCTGAATCCGGGCGACGGAATGATTTTGTTTGAGCCCTACTATGGCTACCATTTAAACTGCGCCGCTATCGCTGGGATCGAGCCCCAATTTGTAACATTAAAAGCCCCCGATTTTTCATTGGAGGAAGCCGCGATTCGTGCGGCCATCAAGCCGAATACAAGAGCTATTGTAGTATGTACACCTGCCAATCCAAGTGGAAAAATGTACAGTCGTTCAGAACTTGAATTGATTGATAAGCTTGCCGAAGAGTTTGACTTGCTCGTTATCTCGGACGAGATATACGAGTACATTCGTTACGACGGGCAAGAACATATCTCACCTGCATCAGTTGGAAATATTCGAGAACGCTCGGTCACCATCATGGGCGTATCTAAAACCTTCAGCGTGACTGGCTGGCGCTTAGGCTACGCAACTGCTCGACCCGAACTGGCACAGGCCCTAACATTAGTAAGTGATATCTATTACATCTGTGCACCCACCCCACTCCAACTTGGTGCAGCGGCTGGGTTCGATATGGACAAGAGTTTCTTTGACAATTTACAGACCAAGTACCAGAAAAAACGGGATACATTTTGCGGCGCTTTAACAGAGGCTGGTATGAGACCCATTATACCAAAAGGCGCATATTATGTCCTCGCTGACATTTCTGATTTTGGTTTTAAAACATCCAAAGAAGCAGCCTTACATCTCTTAGAAACCTGCAAGATTGCATCAGTTCCAGGCACTGCGTTTTATCAAGGTGATGAAGGACAAAAGTTGCTTAGGTTCTGCTTTGCAATTGAAGACCATCTGATTGACCAAGCGTGTAATCAAATCTCAAATTTTAAATCGTAATGGCTCAGTTTATTGCACCCAAAGACATTACAGACTCTTTACAGCTGCAGGCCCTCCAAAAAGGTCAACAAGTTCGCTGCCGCGTTTCTTCCGGAAGCATGCGCCCCACATTTGATATTGGCGACCTATTGATCGTGGACGGACAGCGGCCGGGAGTTGGGGACGTTGCGCTGTTTTTACTAGAGTCACATTGGGTGACCCATCGAGTTATAGAAATAAACGATGGTGTCTTCCACTTGAGAGGGGACGCTCTTTACGCGACCAACGGTGAAGAGATTGAAGAGTCGCAAATCATTGGGCGAGTAATAAGCCACCATAGGGACCGAAGAGCATACCAAATTAGGCTCTTTCAACAACTGCTTCGTCAATGCCCAACAGAGGTTAGGAAAGCGCTGGGCCTGATACTACCTTCAAGTATTAAAAGGTACATCAAGGCAAGAGCGTTAGTAGATGTTCAAGTGATATCGGAATAACTCACGTCTTAGATGCACTCCGACAGCGGGCTAGGACGCGGATGAATTGTTCATTAGGAACTCTCGAGACTTCTCTTGAACGTCTACGCTTCCGTTTTTTGCTTCCCAAACTTCGCGGCGAATCCCTGCCTGTGTGCAAGTCACTGGATCCGCGCCTAAGTAATCTCCGGTATTCGTAAACACTGTGCCGGAACTTCGAGAGCACCAAGGTTTATCGTCACATCCCTGGCAATCTTTAAAATCTTGAGGCTTCAGGGAGCGAATTTTTTGAAAGAGCGGTGAGTTGGTCCAGATATCTTGAAAACTCGATTCAAGAATACTCCCCGCTTTCAATGGCGCGTTAATACAAGGATAGACATCACCGTTACTGGCAATAGCGCATCCTGTTTCGGCGCAGGAGCACTGCATAAACCGATCGGGGTTAAAATCTGGAACAGCTCCGAAAACCTCAGGATTATCCGTAAACGCTCGACGCATATTATCGATAACAGGTAAGTGTTTACGGGAGCTATCAGTTCCATCGTACCTAGCTGTCACTTCGGGAGTGATTACGAAGCCAGCATTGTACTTTTTTGCCATAGCGTGTAAGCCAGCAACCTGGTCCACATTATCGTTGGTTAATACTGAAGCGATACTCAAGGTCATTCCGTGCTTCAAAACAGATTCAATAGCGGCCATGCTTTTTTCAAAAGAAGACGGAACTGCCGTGAGGTCGTCATGCGTCTTGGCATCGGTCCCGTAAAAGCTGATCCATACGTTATGAACACCCAATTCC comes from the Deltaproteobacteria bacterium genome and includes:
- a CDS encoding pyridoxal phosphate-dependent aminotransferase, translated to MTGFRSSRLGSLGISDIRTMTKECVRVGGINMGQGVCDMPTPNPVKEAAIAAINNRESRYSYAEGTVALREKIAEKLARDNDIIADPNSEVVVTVGSTGAFCSTMLGLLNPGDGMILFEPYYGYHLNCAAIAGIEPQFVTLKAPDFSLEEAAIRAAIKPNTRAIVVCTPANPSGKMYSRSELELIDKLAEEFDLLVISDEIYEYIRYDGQEHISPASVGNIRERSVTIMGVSKTFSVTGWRLGYATARPELAQALTLVSDIYYICAPTPLQLGAAAGFDMDKSFFDNLQTKYQKKRDTFCGALTEAGMRPIIPKGAYYVLADISDFGFKTSKEAALHLLETCKIASVPGTAFYQGDEGQKLLRFCFAIEDHLIDQACNQISNFKS
- a CDS encoding radical SAM protein, giving the protein MPDLTFIPQNPANNSAYNLLRSKLVGRVHPLDITIEVTQKCNLKCTHCYNFDREQRSPPNVASELSSEKILDVIDQVVAAGCWNITFTGGEVLVHPDLYRFIERARDHSCRVAIKTNGVLLNDKRARRLAELGVHNVWISFYGTDAKTHDDLTAVPSSFEKSMAAIESVLKHGMTLSIASVLTNDNVDQVAGLHAMAKKYNAGFVITPEVTARYDGTDSSRKHLPVIDNMRRAFTDNPEVFGAVPDFNPDRFMQCSCAETGCAIASNGDVYPCINAPLKAGSILESSFQDIWTNSPLFQKIRSLKPQDFKDCQGCDDKPWCSRSSGTVFTNTGDYLGADPVTCTQAGIRREVWEAKNGSVDVQEKSREFLMNNSSAS